The DNA window acGTTCAAAACAAACACATTATTTGATTTTGTCACGCCACGAGACCAGGATGTTTAACAGTAACGTTGTTTCATAATCACAAAATTGTAAAACAAGAAGCCTCATAAGTATATAATTTCCAAACTAGTATATTTAGTCATAAATAGAAAACTTTGTCTTTACAACTCcgaaaaaatcataaaatttttcACATAAACATAATGTAAAACATTAACTATAGTGCGaaagcatataacttaaaataaactgataacaAAATTGAAACTTAAACATTAGCAACACTCGTCTTTTTCCTTAACATCCCCAGAACTGAGTTTGTTCTTCATCCTCTAACCAATTTTCATTCTTATCTCAGAGGAGGTGAATGGGTGAGCTACATGGTCATCGCTCATTAAACAGGAGAATTCCTCACAGTCTTTAAAATCattttttcaacaaaaacaataatttcagaTATATACATGAATATTCTAAATTTTCATGAATAAGCATGTATCAGAATTATGCACTGAATGAATTATGAATTGCATGACTAACTAATATTTGTCTCCCTATATATTCTCTAAAGAGTGACGCAAGGAATCAAAAATCAAGTATGTTCAGAATATGTATTATTACCATTAATTCACAAAGTTCCAATGCTTctaaaatacaaattttagaaaccatattttaaaaacatataatacatatatgCTTGTcattttaaaacatatatatcaaGTTAAAACAAAAAACCCATTTGCTTGGTTGTTCTTGAATAAAAAACATGTAAAATGTTTAAATAAAATGTTATACTTTTagtaaacaaaataatattgtgcTTAATTGTGCCATCATTCTTGTGCTTAATTGTGCCATCATTTTTCAGGTCTTCACAAGTTTtttgtgagacaatctcacggaTTTTATCCACGAGATGAGTCAACTCTgcctatatttacaataaaatgtTATACTTTTggtatataaaataatatttttttcatgaatgtacaaaatagaaaatatatctcacaaaattgactaatAAGATTATCTAAGAATAGTTTTGGTCTTGGTTTTATATTAATCCAAATATCTATATCTATTTTGATCAATGTTTTCTTAAGCATTGAGATCATTTGACTTGTTTATGTTCTCTTGATTTCTAGAAGTTTTTCTTCTATCTAAATGATTTaagaatttaattttgaaagatacctttaaaactaaataaaacatttatttaataaaataaaagcgTGAAATttgtattaataaatatttgatatgacataagtaaaatattttaaatgacatAATAATCTTAATTATATCCAAGATACTGATAAAATGCTTGTAAATAACTATGATTATAAATTATAtgagcataaaaatataatagaacttaaaaccattaaaaatattaaaagttttttttttaaaaaaaaagaaataatggaaaATGATAAAAAGGAGAACATTAATATTTAGTTAaattgaatgatataaacatcagatcagatttatattatttttctaaagagtgagtctcatgtgacacCGTCTCACATAATAGTAGGTAAATTGAATTCTATATTAAACGtcagatttattttatttctctaAAATATATGTTTCAAGATCTGACTTAAtaggaaaaaaataaattacaatACCTAAAAATGAAAGTGGGCAAGCAAATAGTCGATCAAAACGAAAACTATCATAGTATCATTCTCTCCGGATGGCTGGAAATGTAAACTCTCCAAACAGGATGATTGAAATATCCTCGTGTACCATGAAATCCCTTGACTTCCCCAAATTTTTGTTGTCGGGGTGATAACAGCGTATGTCCAACCCCATAGCTCATCTTGAAACACAACCTCGTTTTCACTCGTCAAGTACAATGGGATGCCAGCGAAAAAGAATTCGCTATCCTCCTCTTCCGATGGCTCCCCCATATCCACCGACGGTAGCTTCATCCAACGTTTACGGCCACCACCGTGTTCGTGTTCTATCAGCAACCACATCCTAATCACAAACCCTTCAAAACGAGTGTAGAGACACAAGTTTCCTATCAAGTTTGTCAAAAAATACCCGTGATGCTCGAAATCCTCAGGTCCATGCAGTTTCTTTAACAAGTCATCTTTAGGATCAAAGTATACTATTCCAGTATAAGAAAAAAGGGACGAACACGTTGACATAACCCAGTATACAACTCCATTAACGTAAGTCCCCTCACGGCCTAGGCATCCTGTCAATTCGCTTCGTCTCTCGACCCAACTATCGTTTTTAATGGAATAAACCATGTATTTTCCGCCTAGTAAAACAGCTATAAACTTATAATCATCTTCATATTTATCGAAGCAAAGCCCATAACCTTCCGAAGGATGCATACGGGGGGCATTTGTCTCATCAAAGAACGGGCAAGAAAAAGTCGAGATATTTCTCGTGAATGGATTCAGTAACACAAACTTCTTCTTGAGGGTCTCTTGATTGGTTTGCTGGAACAGAAGTATCCCTTCACAGCCGCATAAAATATGTTCAAACTTGTATTCTTCCGACTGAAATTGGCAGACCGATTCCGTGTAAAATTCATGGCCTGTAAACTTAATCAAACTGTATGTGTCGTGTTTAAGTGAATGACTGGCAAAAAAGCATCGGGAATTCGAGATATTTGATTGTTTGGAGTGAGTTTCGGCGAATCCCGGATCTTTGATCATGGCGTTCCATGATTTGCAGACGGTTTTAAACCGGAGAAGAGACTTAATGGGTAATCTCGAGAGAATGTTTTCTAATATATCATATGGAAAATCATGCGTGCTTTGCTGATTCTTCATGCTCAGGAGTTTGAGACTTTCAATACGAGAGAATATTTTGCTACAAAATTATGATAAAGAAAAGATACAATGATATTTATATTCTCACGAAACCGTAAAGATTTGGAAAACtaacaaattaaattatttgtgTATTAGCAAACCGTAAAAtctataaattcaaatatttggaAAACAAGATTTTGTATGACAAGGCAACTCTTGAGCAGCAATCCACGCATTAACGGAAAGTTGAATTTTCGACAtaattaattatgatttttagatttttttaacttaataatcatgaataaaactaaatattgttatatttttttaaaaaaaatgaatttagATAATGTTTACAAATTATATTATCAATAACTAAGAATCGCCTTATTTATTTAAGGTATAATGATAGATACAAATATATAGATAGAACGATAAAGATATATTTTCTCAATCTACaatatatatactatattattgaATTTGAGCACCTCGTACTAGTTAATTTTGGTACGTCAATGTGACATCAAAGTTTATTTACAGTTTTACTTTGCATGACATTTATTATGTAACTTTGTTGGTGGAGATTTATATGTAATTTTGGTACGTCTCCTCGTCTTTTTCCTTATTTTCTCAATTTCTCTTTATTTTATCTCAAAGTTCAAAATATCTCATTAAAATCGTATCTAATCTATAAGTATTATATCTtaacttaataatatatattttttattcaacAATTATCGAACACAAAAACTTTCTATATGTATGCAACCATCACGTGCCAAATGACTAGTACTATATAAGCGTTAGGGTCAAatgtttggcaaaaacttgtgtgagacaggtTTCAagggtcgtatttatgagacaaatctcttatttgagtcacccatgaaaaaagtattactttataTGCtacgagtattactttttattgtgaatatgagtagggttgacccttatgatccgtgagacggtctcacatcaGACCTAAATGTTTTGGTAGGTTGGTATAATctctttaattttttgtttttggtaCCATTTTCCCCCaatataatttttcttttttccccTCAAATTTCTGTATTTAGTATATTGgctttaattttgttttttgttttttttccattttctattattttttttttttggtttttcatTTAAAAAGTTAAATGTGCAAACACGCAACGCATACACTCGAATATCAGTCTTAATAGAAAATATATCTACATTATTAGTTACATTCAACAATCATATCGTGACACTTAACTTAGATGATTACTTACATAGCGACTACTTTGTTAAAACTTTCATTTGGCAACATTGCTTGGAAACTACATCGATCTATTTTAATGAATCATTGCAAATTATTTATCCTCGAGTTGTAACTTATTTTTGTCTTTCGCTATATACATAATCTTTTGATAACTTTACAAAAGAAGAATTAAGATTTTGATCTTGTGAGTTGGATATTTTAGATTATAGTCATCTATCTTGCCAGAGGTTCAttcaacaacttgatttttttcggttttgtttcttttttcgcCATAAGACACTTAACTcaaatattgtttatttgatatCGATTATCTCTTCTATGGCTCGTATGAtgcaaataaaaaaacatatgttacacacattaaaattcatctaaaaaaaaggaaaataatAGAGAACTACTAAGTATAAGAAGGATCCGGATCGCCTGCTGTGCACAGCATGCTGCTGTGCAcagcttgatttttttttttttttaatttttctttttttttctctttattTCCTCTCTTATTCTCTTTTGTTTTCATTCTATTTTCATCCATTTTTTTTCAATCTTCCACAAACATTGgacaattttatataaaataatataaacattttaatttttttatgttaaattaataattttgcaattaaaaattactatattaaatttttacatGTGAAAAATCGTATCATTTTTTTCGAATTTGATgagtattattaatttttttccaatgtacaaaatttttaacaatataaaactattaacatgttaatgcttaaattaaaatttagaacatTTCCACTATGCAATATCAAAAACTAAAATTCAACACCACATTTccatcaaaaataaataattcataCATTTTGAAACTTCATTTCAACTAACAATGTTTATACCACAGTAGGGGATGTTgtgaacaattttttttaaaaaaaagtttatatatatatttttataattttttttatcatttttttggattttttgttttattttttttttttactctcattcaaattttttattttaaaatattttttgctccttttaaaatatattataattattttttttttcgatttttgattttttttgacatttcaattttagttctttTCGCATGTTTGTTTCATCCATTTTCATCGATACTCGAACAAGATTAAAAATTTGTGATTTGTTTTCGTCATCAATCAATTCTACCAAAAAAACATCGAATTTTCATTAGTATAGTAAACACTTGGTTTTACAAAtaagaaagagagaaaaaaattataatatattttaaaaggagcaaaaaatatttaaaaataaacattttgagTGAGAGtaaaaaaaagattaaaacaaaaaatccaaaaaaatgataaaaaaaattaaaatatatatatataaacttttttaaaaaaaaatgtgcaCAGCATCCCCTACTTTGGGGATGCCACAGTAGGGGATCCTCGTCCATTTTTATTtatgtaatatatatttttctattGTCACATGGATCATGTAGAAAGCAATCAATAACAAATGAACCATATTTGTTTGATTTAATGATTATGAGCAAAAACATACCAAAAAAGTTATTGGATaataatcaaaatttgaaaagttATACGACTAAAATCTAAAACACAACCAAAATCATAATTATATCTATTTCTATACATAAAAAATGTAACTATCATGTTAAACCATAACAAAATAAATATCCAGGGTCCATCAATttcaaataacaaaaaaaaaaaaaaacatattaaatATCAAGCTAATGTAGTTTATCACCCCACTTCGTcaaagtaatcaaaaaatatTCTTGGCTATGGCCTGTTCTTAgcagaaaacaaaaaataacaataaaGTTCTCTCATAAAAACCGATTAAACCCGGAAAAAGAAGATGGAGAAAGAGATCATTGATTTGAGAGCTACCACTCTCTGCGGATGGCTGGAAAATGCAAACTCTCCAAACATGAGGATCCAATCATCACAGTGTCAAACGGAAGTTTCTTAATTTccccaaatttttgtttttcggGGCGATAAACAGCGTATGTCATAGACCACGGATTTTGAAACACAACCTCGTTTTCACTCGTCAAGTACAATGGCCTACAAGGGAGAAATAATTTGCTCAAGTCGTCTTCCGGTGGCTCCAAGTTATAATCCGCCGTCATTAGCTTCATCCAACGTTTACGGCCACCGTGTTCGTGTTCGTGTTCTTTCAGCAAAAATATCCTAATCACTGACTTTTCATGAATAGTGTACAGACACAAATTCCCTCTCAAGTTTGTCAATTCAAAATTGACATTCTTCAAATCCTCCGGTCCACGCAGTTGCTTTAACAAGTCATCTTTAGGATCAAAATATACTATTTCACCAGGTGAAAAGAAGGACaaacaatctgacataatccaGTACACAACTCCATTGACATAAGTCCCCCTGAAACATACATATCCTCTCAATTCGCTCTGTCTCTCGATCCAACTATCGTTTTTAACTGAATAAACCAAGTATCTTCCACCTCGTAAAACAGCTACAAACTTGTAATCATCTTCATATTTATCGAAGCAAAGCCCATACCAGCCACAAAAACAAATACGGTTGTCAAGTATTTCATCATAGAACGGACAAGAAAAAGTCGAGTAGTTTCTCGTGAATGGGTTCAGCAACACAAACTTCCTCTCGCGGGTCTCTCGATAAATGTCCTCGAACAGAAGTATCCCTTCACAGCCGCATAAATAGTAGGCATATTTGTACTCTTCCGACTGAAACAGCCCGACCGATTCCATGTAAAATTCATGGCCTTTAAACTTCATCCAACTGTAAGTCTTCTCTCCACATGAATAACCGACGAAGAAGCGTTGGGAATTCGAGAGTTTTGATTGCTTGGAGTGAGTTCCTGCGAATCCCGGATCTTTGATCATGGCGTTCCATGATTTGCAGACGGTTTTCAACCGGAGAAGAGACTTAACGGGTAATCTTGAGAGAATGTTTTCTAATACATCGTATGGAAAATCATGCTGATTCTTCATTCTCAGGAGTTCTCCAGACTTTCAATAGGAGAAAATATTTGTCTACAAAATTGTCATACATAACTAGTTTAAAAGATACAATGATATTTATATTCCCTAAAGATTTGAATAACTAACAACACAAAAACTCTTCCGATGTCAcgtgtcaattttgtgaaacgaatattttatatggttcattcatgaaaaagtattattttttatgtcaaatatattattttttattgtaaatattaacatgattgatctgtctcacaaataaagatccatgagaccgtctcatgaaAGACCTACTCAACtaacaaattaaattatttgtaAATTAACAAAACATGAAATCTATAAATTTCTAATATTTGGAAAACAAGATTTCGTGTAACAACGCAAATCTTCACTTGAAGCATCAATCCACGCATGAACGGACATTCGAATTTTCgacataattaattattattttaaacttAATAATCATAAGTAAAATTAAAAATGTGataaagttttttaaaaaagagaAAAGTGTGTTCAAATAATGattacaaattattttattcttattATACAATGACTGATACAAAAATATATAGATACAACAATTGATATATCTATTTTCCCTATCTTTATCTCTATGCTATTTTAAAGTTGATTTGTGAGCACTTTTTCAATTtccctctttttttttcttttttccgtTTGTTAGTTATTTATTTACGAACATGTCA is part of the Primulina eburnea isolate SZY01 chromosome 1, ASM2296580v1, whole genome shotgun sequence genome and encodes:
- the LOC140807151 gene encoding F-box/kelch-repeat protein At3g23880-like, with translation MKNQQSTHDFPYDILENILSRLPIKSLLRFKTVCKSWNAMIKDPGFAETHSKQSNISNSRCFFASHSLKHDTYSLIKFTGHEFYTESVCQFQSEEYKFEHILCGCEGILLFQQTNQETLKKKFVLLNPFTRNISTFSCPFFDETNAPRMHPSEGYGLCFDKYEDDYKFIAVLLGGKYMVYSIKNDSWVERRSELTGCLGREGTYVNGVVYWVMSTCSSLFSYTGIVYFDPKDDLLKKLHGPEDFEHHGYFLTNLIGNLCLYTRFEGFVIRMWLLIEHEHGGGRKRWMKLPSVDMGEPSEEEDSEFFFAGIPLYLTSENEVVFQDELWGWTYAVITPTTKIWGSQGISWYTRIFQSSCLESLHFQPSGENDTMIVFVLIDYLLAHFHF
- the LOC140807911 gene encoding F-box/kelch-repeat protein At3g23880-like gives rise to the protein MKNQHDFPYDVLENILSRLPVKSLLRLKTVCKSWNAMIKDPGFAGTHSKQSKLSNSQRFFVGYSCGEKTYSWMKFKGHEFYMESVGLFQSEEYKYAYYLCGCEGILLFEDIYRETRERKFVLLNPFTRNYSTFSCPFYDEILDNRICFCGWYGLCFDKYEDDYKFVAVLRGGRYLVYSVKNDSWIERQSELRGYVCFRGTYVNGVVYWIMSDCLSFFSPGEIVYFDPKDDLLKQLRGPEDLKNVNFELTNLRGNLCLYTIHEKSVIRIFLLKEHEHEHGGRKRWMKLMTADYNLEPPEDDLSKLFLPCRPLYLTSENEVVFQNPWSMTYAVYRPEKQKFGEIKKLPFDTVMIGSSCLESLHFPAIRREW